A genomic region of [Eubacterium] eligens ATCC 27750 contains the following coding sequences:
- the pyrH gene encoding UMP kinase, whose translation MDNIKRVILKLSGEALAKKEGGYNDELIENIANQVKTIVDKGTDVGVVIGGGNYWRGRSNDNIDRTKADQIGMLATIMNCIYVSEIFRSQGLKTNILTPFECGSMTKLFSKDRANKYFEKGMVVFFAGGTGHPYFSTDTGIVLRAIELDADAILLAKAIDGIYDSDPKINPEAKKYDTISINEVVEKKLGVIDMTASVMCMENKMPLMVFGLEEENSIVNALSGKFNGTVVTVD comes from the coding sequence ATGGATAACATTAAAAGAGTAATACTTAAACTTAGCGGCGAGGCTCTTGCTAAGAAAGAGGGCGGCTACAATGATGAGCTTATAGAGAATATTGCTAATCAGGTTAAGACAATAGTTGATAAAGGAACAGATGTTGGTGTAGTTATTGGTGGTGGTAACTACTGGAGAGGCCGTTCTAATGATAATATTGACAGAACTAAGGCTGACCAGATAGGTATGCTTGCAACAATTATGAACTGTATATATGTTTCAGAGATATTCCGTTCACAGGGACTTAAGACTAATATTCTTACACCATTCGAATGCGGAAGCATGACAAAGCTTTTCTCTAAGGACAGAGCTAATAAGTATTTTGAGAAAGGCATGGTTGTATTCTTTGCAGGTGGAACTGGTCATCCATATTTCTCAACAGATACAGGTATTGTATTGAGAGCTATTGAGCTTGATGCAGATGCTATTCTTCTTGCCAAGGCAATTGATGGAATATATGACAGTGATCCTAAGATTAACCCAGAGGCTAAGAAGTATGATACAATCTCAATCAACGAAGTTGTTGAGAAGAAGCTTGGAGTTATTGATATGACAGCTTCTGTTATGTGTATGGAGAATAAGATGCCTCTTATGGTATTCGGACTCGAAGAAGAGAACAGCATAGTTAATGCTTTATCAGGAAAGTTTAATGGAACAGTAGTAACTGTTGATTAA
- the frr gene encoding ribosome recycling factor produces MENIKDIEGRMQKSVDNLKEEYVTIRAGRANPHILDRLRVDYYGTPTPIQQVANVSVPEARMIQIQPWEASLIKDIEKAILVSDLGLTPNNDGKTIRLVFPELTEDRRKELAKDIKKKGDNAKVAIRNIRRDANDAIKKENKAGDISDDEAKNSEDEIQKITDKYIAMIDSAIDDKTKEILTV; encoded by the coding sequence ATGGAAAATATTAAAGATATTGAAGGAAGAATGCAGAAGTCAGTTGACAACTTAAAGGAAGAATATGTAACAATAAGAGCCGGAAGAGCTAATCCACATATTCTTGACAGATTAAGAGTTGATTATTATGGAACACCTACACCAATCCAGCAGGTTGCCAATGTTTCTGTACCAGAAGCAAGAATGATTCAGATTCAGCCTTGGGAAGCAAGCCTTATTAAGGATATTGAGAAAGCAATTCTTGTTTCAGATTTAGGACTTACACCTAACAATGATGGTAAGACAATCAGACTTGTGTTCCCTGAATTAACAGAAGACAGAAGAAAAGAACTTGCTAAGGATATCAAGAAGAAGGGTGATAATGCCAAGGTTGCTATCCGTAATATCAGAAGAGATGCCAACGATGCAATAAAGAAAGAGAACAAGGCAGGAGATATCTCTGATGATGAAGCTAAGAATTCAGAGGATGAAATTCAGAAGATTACTGATAAGTATATTGCTATGATTGATAGTGCTATAGACGATAAGACAAAAGAGATACTTACAGTTTAA
- a CDS encoding isoprenyl transferase, whose protein sequence is MDTFNESLGLKIPGHVAVILDGNGRWAKKRHLPRTMGHVQGSKVVEDMLYVVDELGVKYFTVYAFSTENWKRSTEEVSTLMGILRTYLKDCVKKSMKNNVRCRVIGRKDELSQDIIDSINNLEEKTRNNTGLNFTIAINYGGRDEITRAVRKIAGKVSEGSLKPEDIDEDTISNNLDTWELPDPDLLIRTSGEQRLSNYLCWQLAYTEFYFTDIYWPDFDREELIKAFEKYNKTERRFGGVKEE, encoded by the coding sequence ATGGATACATTTAACGAGAGTCTCGGATTAAAGATTCCGGGGCATGTTGCCGTTATTCTTGATGGTAATGGAAGATGGGCTAAGAAAAGACATCTCCCAAGAACAATGGGACATGTGCAGGGAAGCAAAGTTGTTGAAGATATGCTTTATGTCGTAGATGAGCTTGGTGTAAAGTATTTTACTGTATATGCTTTTTCAACAGAGAACTGGAAACGTTCAACAGAAGAAGTAAGTACTCTTATGGGAATCTTAAGAACTTATCTTAAGGATTGTGTTAAGAAATCCATGAAGAATAATGTGCGATGCAGGGTTATTGGAAGAAAAGATGAACTCAGCCAGGATATTATAGACAGTATCAATAATCTTGAAGAGAAAACCAGGAATAATACAGGGCTTAATTTTACTATAGCCATTAATTATGGTGGAAGAGATGAGATAACAAGAGCGGTAAGAAAGATTGCCGGCAAGGTATCAGAAGGAAGTCTTAAGCCTGAAGATATAGATGAAGATACAATAAGTAATAATCTTGATACTTGGGAATTGCCAGATCCAGATTTACTTATAAGAACAAGCGGTGAGCAGAGATTATCTAATTATCTGTGCTGGCAGCTTGCTTATACAGAATTTTATTTCACAGATATTTATTGGCCTGATTTTGACAGGGAAGAACTTATTAAAGCATTTGAGAAATATAATAAGACGGAAAGAAGATTCGGCGGAGTTAAGGAGGAGTAG